The Cryptomeria japonica chromosome 2, Sugi_1.0, whole genome shotgun sequence region GAAACCAACACCAAGAGAAATGAAAGAGAATAATCTATTTAAGTTTTGTACTTTTTtacaatatatattttataaaatgtatacatataatttattttaaaaacatatctTTCAATTTAAAGACTTGTATTttataaaaataatcaaatattctaatcatattatattttattttgtacaATATACACATACATTGAGGACGCGTCTATTTTGGTtccaaaatgacagtacggattgactaacacgtgtgttagtcgcacgttttacaccgtcaattttgcaataaacggctgcgattgactaacacgcgtgttagtcgcacgttttacaccgtcaattttgcaataaacggctgtgatggactaacacgtcgctatcacgctGTACAAAAGAtctgttttgaagccagaatagccgCGGCCATACATTGATGCCTTGTTAAGTTTTTATTAACATAATAATAcagtatattttaaaaaaatacagGTTCATTCAATTAAATATATTTGCACGTGGTAGGGTCCTCTCTGTAACGCTTTGAATTATATGAGACAGGGATGGCACTTTCAAGGAAATATAGCACTTAGTACGATGAGGCACCAATGAAGATAACCCAATAGGCTTCAATTGGGTAGGAGGAGTGTGATCTGTCCACAGTGAGCATGGTTTGAATTCATCAATGGAAGTGAAGCAGAGCTGCCACTTGGGTTCCGGTTCATGTACATCCATGTGCCTTACCCCTCATAGGATCTTTCATTTGTCACGTCACAATGGTTTGTGTTAACTACCTGTAGAATCTTTTACCACCCATTTGGTTGCCTGTGCCTTAAGGCCTTAATATACATGTCCTTATCTAGATCTGGTTAATACTTCTGTGATGCTTGATCATCAATGGAAGTGAAGCAGAGCTGCCACTTGGGTTCTGGTTCATGTGCATCCATGTGCCTTACCCCTCATAGGATCTTTCATTTGTCACGTCACATTGATTTGTGTTAACTACCTGTAGAATCTTTTACCGCTTATTTGGTTGCCTGTGCCTTAAGGCCTTAATATACATGTCCTTATCTAGATCTGGTTAATACTTCTGTGATGGTTGATCTTCAAGTACCTACCTGGTATTACCTACCAGAAAATCCATTTTAACTTTTTTGTTTTGGAGCCTGCTAACAGCTGTTATACCTACTTTGTCCTTCAACAAAAGACTAGAtctataaaaaaacaaaaacaaaaaacaaaaaagtttGTAATATGCTGAAGAAAGTGACTGAAACAAGTATCAATGCATATGTTGTGTGCCCTGTAGCTCTGCACAGGAATATCAAAAGATTTAGTAAAGGTAGAATAAAAGGTAATCTTATGGAGCTCATGGTTTCTGTCATCAAAATTCCATAAAATATCCAACTCTATGGAGGAAGGAAATCCGTGTTTGAAAAAAAAACATGTGAGCATAGAGATAAAAGGATCTTGACTATATAATTTAAGGGTCAAACAATCAATCAACTTTATAAGCCAAAATTGACCTGATGTTTGAAAAAAGTTAATTTGACAATGGTGCCAAAGATAACCAATAAGATAATGTCTCATTTGGTCTAAGCCGAAATCATCTCAGAAATCATTATAAAGGAGAAAGATATAACAGTTACCTTGGATATCTCTCTTCCTAAGAATTATTCACTTTGTAAAATAATTCAGTTTTGGGCTGTTGAGCTTTATATGAAAATTACAGAACTTCCAATTCAAATAAGCATGCAAAAAATTTAGAACTCAAATTTGGTAAGTACATATTCCTAATGTTTAGGTATTGACCTTCCATATTTCAAAGAACGAGTCAAGTTAAGTCGGTATTCCTCAATCACATTTTTCTAGAAGTTTGCTTCTAATTCTGCATGATATTAATGTGCCTGAATATGAAGTCAGATCAAcagtaaaataaatttgaaatcctACGACCCAGACTGGGATATGGAAATAAAATATTTGGAGTAATTACGCATCTCATTGTGTTCAACTCAATATATTGCCATGATCACTTTTTCTGCCAGATGATAGTTGTTAAAATTGTACGAGTAAGAATTAGCCCCTGTTCCTTTTGGTCTCTATGTAATTTTTGCttcaatataaataataattagCCCTAGTTCCCAGAAGAGAAATGAAAATAGAATACCTAAAAAAGCATTTATAGTACTTGGTCTGTATTCATCGACAATAAAAATGTCAGAGAAATCAACAATTGTGAATCCTGAGTAACCAGACAAGCAGCTAAACAATCTAATGAAACTCCATCATTCTCCAATTTTGCATATCCTTCGTGGATATATGCACACACTACTGATTTCGAATTCGATCTGTTCTTCTTATCCATCCATTTTTCCCTGAGATTATAGTTGTCAAGACCCAAAACTATGTACTTGAAGCTTTTAAAAGGCTTAAATCTAACAAGACGACTGTTAAAACGTTTAGAAGCGATTCAGAATGCTCAGTATAATGGAAATCAGATCTGAAGGAATGAAAATTTTCAGGTGTTTATTTTAGTATAATGATTTAAGAGCTGTTAAGAGTATGAGTCACATTTGAATTAAAGATGGatcaaattatcaattatcaaGAGGTCGATAGTTTAATAGTAGAAAATTTCAGTATTAGGTTCAAATTCTAGCTCGTCCAtaaaaaatttaacatggtatcagagtctaaGCCAAAAAAGCCAGATCTAGCCATAGGATCCCAAGTACCTATAGTCTGGCTTAAGGAAGTAATTGAAAAATTAACCACACGGGAAGACTAGTTAGTAAGATGGTTGGTAGATCAGTGATAGAGCACCTCAACAACAATTGAAAGATCTTAAGTTTGAATGGTAGCTGAAtttataacaaaaataatcaatctaAGAGAAAAAATTATTCCTTGTATattcatatttttaaaaatatatctaaAATTATTGGATTTTCTGTGGAACTCAAAAAATCCACAATACTATTGATGAAGAACTCGGCCTAACACATCTGTAGAGAAAACAGAAAAAAATAGAATAATATTTTCTGTATATACAAATAGATAGATCCAAAGATCCTTAAATATGTGACATGTTTAACAGATGTATGCATACCATCATGATATCTAATGAAACTGAACATGCTTCCTATCCCACAGATTAGAAATTACATGACACAATCATTCCTTTTTAAATACCACTATGTAACCTTTTGTCATCAAAGAAAACAATGCGACATTTTAAAATTTCCGGACTATGGTCTCATGTTGCAACTAGCTTCTTCTACAGTCTAGGAGCATTTGGGTTCAAAATTATAGACATGCTAGCATGGATGTAGCTTCTTGCAAAATTTCTAGAGCATGGTGTTTTTCAGCTCACGGGCAAACCAGATACCAATTAACACATAAAACTACCCTTGCGGAAATCCACAAGAGGATTTCCAATTACTTTATATATATTCTTCAAGTTTTGTGCATCCAGCCTGAAGCATTCAAATTGCCCATGAGGATGCAATGAAGTGTCATATGCATTGTTCAAACATGGTTCAATAGTCTACATCAAACCTTTGGAAAAAGTCTGCTACTAGTTTTTCTATCACATGAGGAAAAAATTAGTAAGATACCGGAGCAATTTCTTAACACGTCGTGATTGATATGAAGAGTCTGATAATGTTATACTTGTCAATCAAAATGTATGTTCATGTCGCCAAACAAATTGACACCAACTTCAAATAAAATTGGCACAGCTCGCAGAGCTATCAAGATGAAAGTCAGAAACCTGCAAAAGATTTAAGGAATCATTGTGAAGCAACTTAACAGATAATTTTCAAGAATTACTAGTCCTAGGGAAGTTTATAagtaaagatagatacaaatgctTTGAAACGTAGCCTTAGAAAGAATTCCTGAAGGCTGAAAGTTGAAACAATATGAATATGCCCAAACAAATAAAGAATTGAACCATTGATATTGCTTTGAGATAGGTTTTTTATTCAGAAATGTTACATCCCTCAACATTGTTGATGCTATTTGATTTGTATACATTTCATTCCATTTCAAACACATGGTACATCCTATTGAAGACTCCTTGAATCTTAAGGTTTAGCTTCTGATTGTGAGTCCTGGAAGACAAATTAATTGACGAAACTCATGTCATCAGACAAATTAATGAGATTGAATGTCATGTATGATAGATGCAGCTGAGAGTGCAGTTGAGATGGAACTGCCTGATTATTCTGAATCACTTTCTGCTTTTCGCATTGATTTCAAACCCCTTGGTCTCTGCATCAAGGAGAAATTGAATTAGTTAGTGCTAGAAGCAATGAAGGCATAAATAGCCTTTGAGAAGTGATCGCAAAATTGACAAGAGACTGCTGAGAAATTACCTTCTTTGTACATTTCTTTTCCCTCACTTCATACCGCTCTTGAGAAATATCGTTGAGCCAACCACCAGGGCTAACACTCTGCAAAAAATCATAGTGTATAATAAATGGAAGTGCTTCACTTTATGACAACTAACATTCTTTTATCATAAGTAACAACTGCTTTGGCATATCATGTACTAAGACTACTCTAAATTCGACATCATGTCTAAGCATCTGAACAGCTTCATAGTCATTGATAGCCCTTTGGTGGACAATATCCATCTCAACTTTAAAAAAAACACATCAGAAGTTGCCTGACAGGACGAATTGTAGGTAAACTGTCAAGCATATCTAAAATTTCCTTTAAAAGGTGCATTTAAAGACATAGTATTCATCAATGTTACCAGAACTGTGAATGACAACTGCTACTGCTACCAGAGAACCCACACGGTTTAAAGAATAAGAATTATGAGATCATGTTTTGCAAAAAAATCCAGAATAaataggatattttgaaaattaaGATTAGTAAGCAGGAGATTTATGCAAAGTGTAGCATTATGTCCACTCTATTAACTTTTGAAAAATATAGACATCCTTTTCTACATTGCCTGAAGACAGAATAAACAAAAATTTACAAAATATACTTTTAATCtcagcattatcaaggggtgcaaGCCAATTGGACATGAAAATAACCAAATGGATTAGGAATGAGCAATTTACAATTCTGGAAAGATAAAACAACAGTGGCAAATTTTGGTCATCCTTTTCAAATTAATGACAGTATAATAGGGAAAAAGGAGAAAACAGCACGGTCCAGACATAAGGGCATGTTTAATACCTAGGAAATTCTCAAAAGCCAGCATACATGAAAAGTCAGTCCGGATTCCTTCCCCACCTGGGATCTCATTTGTAATACAGGCATATATATATGCCAGCTACAACAGTGAGGACAAGATACCATGGAGTGAGCTCCTAAAATTTTTATGCCTCAGTTGATACTAAGAAACAGTGACTTGCATGGGAATCTTTTCCGGAGAGTTCCCAGCAAACATTGTTTAGGAGAGAGATTTCTAGTTCTGGAGTTGGGCTGCAACCGCTTAACAGATTTATAGGCAAATGCCCTGTGTGCTCGGTTTGAATTTTTAGATAATTTCTTACAATATAGAAATTGAAATTAGACTATTTTTCTGTAGAGGACTCCCAAGGTTTACTAGATAAAACCCTACTATGAAATTTTAGGAAGCCTCCTGCATGAGTTCATTAAATAAGCTAAAATTTGAGAAAGATGCTCGTTAAGAATCCTCGACAACAAAAATAGAAAGAAGCTGATTATGTTTTCTGTTCTTTATTTGATTCAAAgctgaaaacaaaaaaattgagaCAGAAAAGTTGAGAAAAGCACAAGTACTCACATGGATTGTCCTCTGAATAGACTTGAGGCGCTTTTTGGGCTTCACTGGCAATTTCGAGCCCTTTATTGCTAAAAAATCCTCCTCTATCTGGCCAAGAGGCAGGGTCAGACAAATTTTTGGCCAAATCAGAGGCTCCAAATTCAAGGGCTTGCTATGTTGCATTATGTTGGTTTGGTCAGTATGATTGCTGCTCCTGGTGCTCATAATATTATTTATCGGATGCTGCAATCTGGTACTCCTTTCTGGACGAGGTGCGGAGGAATGAGAACTGTTGTTGCAAGGCACCGACACTTTTTTATCAACGGCTAATTTCACTTGGTAGTGATGTTCTTGAGAGGATATTGTTAACTCGGcagcatattcttctttattggcTCTAAAAACACGCCTGTCCATATGAATAGCGGACTTCTTATCTGTAACGGCCTCGGCCTGCTTAACATGTGGCTTGACGCAACTCATTCGCTTGCGGATTCCCCATTTCGGTAAAAAATCTCCACGAGGAATTGGATTTTCCAGTTCTACCGCCATATCCATTTTGACAAAACACTACAATCCTTCAGATTTGAGTCCAGACTGAGAAAAATACCCGCAAGTCCGTGGATTTGAAGCAAAACCACAAAAAGTTATGACAAAAGTCTTTGAATCCTCGGACTTGAAGCAGAAACACAGAAATTTATACAGAttacaaaaaaaaatcttaaatcttAAGATTTAGAGCATATACTTAAAAAAGCCCCCCAAAATCCTCCATTCTCTCTGCAAAATCCTCATCCTCACACTGCAAATTACTAATTTCCTTTCAAAATTTCACGAAGCCGTCTTTATAGTTTATTTGAAAAGAAGACATGAACATCTTCAATTTTTACCCGTAGATGTTCTCCAAGCAAGTTTTATGGCAGCAAAAAAATTAATTCTGCTAAAAAAAATAGGTTCGAGTTCCCAATTCCATCAACAGGGCTCCAATTAATCCTTCGAACAAATACGGATCACCTGCACAAAAGTTTATCAAAATTTCAGCGCTCCGAAAACAAAACTGAAAAAATTCAGAATCGAACTAGGACTGCTGAAGAGCCTCAATAAATTTTGTGCAAAAGTGAGCCAGATAGCATGAAAAACCATCGAAGATGCCGACTTACCTAAACATCAAAAAGGTGGGTAAATTCTCGTCAGAAAATTCGAAAAAGAGGGCCAAATGCTCCAAGATTGAATTTTTTAAAATCTTCAGACTCTGCAAAAGATGATTCAATTGCATAAATCCCATTAATGGCTGCCCTTCGAACCATTTTAATCCGGGTTTTTCCACACTCCGCCTCCTGCTCTTTCTCAGTATCTTCTCCCCTGCTTTCTTGAATTGTATATAATTGtgatctatttttattttattttaattaacttGTTTTGCCTCCAACGTTTCTATTTTTATCTCGCTTcgaaattgtttcaaaatatcgCTGGCACCGTTGGATCAAATGATCGACGGTTAAGTTTTATTTCCTGAATAAAATATGAATTACTAATAGAAAATCATATGAAGGACACGTGTCATTATCTTTCTCGCTCTCGGGAATGTAGATAAGATATTTGCAACTTGTTTTGTATTTCATTCACTTAAAATATTTAACCTTAGGTAGTTCAACTAATGTAGTCATTTAGACACTTTTATCGAGTAATTTTCAACGGAAAAACCTCCTCGGGTTTGACTGAAATTTAGTTAGggtttatattcaaagtcattaAATCCACGTGCAAACGTGAAGATGATGAAGTTACACGTAATTTAAGATTTTGGCTTTGAACTTTCTTTATTTTCTAGATTAATGAATAAATATACAAAAAattcttaaaatattttattattttgagagtaaaatattatcaaaataataTATATTGGTTTATAGTAAGCTAGTTTTTATGATAATAGAGTAATATATATAGTAAATATGTCATGATTAGGCACTTATCTCTCCCAACATCAAATtagacttaaaaaaaaagaaaataaagttaaGTTGCACTCCAATGTTACAACTAGATGTATTGTCCCACTCCATACATTTCTCCATGAAATGTTGTTCAAGTCACACAATATGATCTAGAGCCAAGAGTTGAATGTTAGGTATAAATTTCACGTGCTTTTTAGATTTATGGATAATTTTATTTTACAAGACAAGGACAATGCATTTACACATGGTTTTCAAAGTGCCACAACAAAACCAATAAACCAAGCATCACTTTATCCATAGTAGAGTAATAAAATCATAACATGTTCACCTAATCTTATAATGCATTCAACTTCCCCACATTTTCCATTGACAAGCCATCTTCATGTAACACTACAGATTTGCTTGGTTTGACTCGTACACAATTTCTAGGAGAATTGTAATACTTTTGAACTAGTCTAGAAATAATCATTTCAAGATCTAAACCCTTACTGCAGTTCATCAAGAACCCTATTCACTAGTTTAGAGACAATTTCTTGGAGCACCATTGACTTGGGAGCTCCATGCAAACCCAATCCCAACTCCTCAACACATCTTTAACAAAACCCATGGTAGATAGAGAATCCTGGTAGAAAATAGAATCCAACCTCCTCTTTGACACCTCAACATTCCTCCCTAGATCACAACTTGGCTTTTCATGCTTCTTGCAAACCATGATAAGAAAGCAAAAAGTTAAAATAGCCCCAACACAACTTTCAACTACTAGCCACCCAACCAACATTAACAAGCACACTATCATACACACCTCAACCCAACATCTACACTATTAAAAGTCACACAAGTGGTCATAAATCTTCTCACATGCACCTCCAAAACTTCCCAAACAAACCATAATTTATATCATAAATCCTTGGGATGAACACTAACCATTGTGGCACCTTAGAATatctttaagaaaataattaaggAAATTTATGATATAGAAGCAAATCCAAAA contains the following coding sequences:
- the LOC131065946 gene encoding uncharacterized protein LOC131065946, with the translated sequence MDMAVELENPIPRGDFLPKWGIRKRMSCVKPHVKQAEAVTDKKSAIHMDRRVFRANKEEYAAELTISSQEHHYQVKLAVDKKVSVPCNNSSHSSAPRPERSTRLQHPINNIMSTRSSNHTDQTNIMQHSKPLNLEPLIWPKICLTLPLGQIEEDFLAIKGSKLPVKPKKRLKSIQRTIHSVSPGGWLNDISQERYEVREKKCTKKRPRGLKSMRKAESDSE